The Candidatus Poribacteria bacterium genome includes a region encoding these proteins:
- a CDS encoding ABC transporter substrate-binding protein → MNIKIFRLMLCVCLSLSVALLSGCERMHDMGVTDEMVPPSDTDTIPTLKVGLIHPQPNYTSFGKGAKLAQAEINAAGGILNMQVELSFRAETTDTVVQSATELAEMEGVVAILGPLFSSHAVKVGPVINIPVLLGATRAEVTADATDPNDFMFLIAGSNVLQAELLAKVISQQGASTAAMIWQNADVYSEGFVQSFKASFEKLGGSVVVEETYEGGAMMFTEQLTAVKDAAPDVLLLASFPPANPHIMKQAREMGIESTFIGSDGWDDPLMSTTLEDNEPVDGYYCTNLDPDAVDFNAAYKATYGSVDGIAAAGYDAMRILKMAIETVGSTDDPAAIRDAIAKITSYEGATSISHFDANRNPVKSVGVRQILNGMPQDMIIEAAPEISGTE, encoded by the coding sequence ATGAACATTAAAATTTTTAGATTAATGCTTTGCGTTTGCCTTTCACTCTCAGTTGCGTTGCTGTCAGGGTGTGAACGAATGCATGACATGGGGGTAACTGATGAGATGGTCCCTCCCTCTGATACCGACACGATACCCACACTTAAAGTGGGTTTGATTCACCCACAGCCAAATTATACCAGTTTTGGCAAAGGGGCTAAACTTGCCCAAGCTGAAATCAACGCAGCTGGAGGTATCCTCAACATGCAGGTCGAGTTGAGTTTTAGGGCAGAAACGACAGATACCGTTGTTCAGTCTGCAACAGAATTAGCTGAAATGGAAGGTGTTGTCGCTATATTGGGTCCCTTGTTTTCGAGCCACGCCGTGAAAGTTGGACCCGTCATCAATATCCCAGTACTCCTCGGAGCAACAAGGGCAGAGGTGACGGCAGACGCGACTGACCCAAATGATTTTATGTTTCTCATTGCAGGCTCCAATGTGTTACAGGCGGAACTTCTGGCAAAAGTTATAAGTCAACAAGGAGCGAGTACCGCTGCAATGATTTGGCAGAACGCGGATGTCTATTCTGAGGGTTTTGTGCAATCATTCAAGGCAAGTTTTGAAAAACTTGGCGGGAGCGTAGTTGTCGAGGAAACCTATGAGGGTGGGGCGATGATGTTTACTGAACAACTTACTGCAGTTAAAGATGCAGCCCCTGATGTCCTTCTCCTCGCCAGTTTTCCACCAGCGAACCCACATATAATGAAACAAGCACGGGAAATGGGAATTGAATCTACCTTTATTGGTAGCGATGGTTGGGATGATCCGCTGATGTCTACGACTCTGGAGGATAATGAACCTGTTGACGGTTACTATTGTACCAACTTAGATCCGGATGCTGTAGATTTTAATGCTGCTTATAAGGCGACATACGGCTCCGTTGACGGCATTGCAGCAGCAGGCTATGATGCCATGAGAATCTTGAAAATGGCAATCGAAACAGTGGGATCAACGGATGATCCAGCTGCGATTCGAGATGCGATCGCTAAAATCACAAGCTACGAAGGTGCTACAAGTATCTCTCATTTTGATGCGAACCGCAATCCAGTCAAAAGTGTCGGGGTACGGCAAATTCTTAATGGTATGCCGCAGGATATGATAATTGAGGCGGCACCTGAGATTAGCGGAACCGAGTAA
- a CDS encoding sugar phosphate isomerase/epimerase: MPKFGVNLLLWADKFDRETADLIPKVAEMGFDGVEIPIFDPDTVDIPYTQALLKDTGLEPIGCNIMAGDRNPIDEDPAIRENGKTYLKRCCEIVAELGADTLVGPMYSAVGKLVGRARNEQEWEWCVEGIQEVAEFGGTHGVTLASEPLNRFETYFVNIAADAVKLCEAVDNPYFKVHLDTFHMNIEEKNQADAIIATGDFLHHVHCCENDRGTPGTGLVDWDGVFGALAKVNYDRWLVIESFTPAVKEIAAATCIWRDIAPSAESLAIDGLAFLKQKAAEYL; encoded by the coding sequence ATGCCAAAGTTTGGTGTAAATTTATTACTCTGGGCAGATAAGTTTGACAGAGAGACTGCAGACCTGATTCCTAAAGTCGCCGAAATGGGTTTTGATGGTGTCGAAATCCCTATCTTTGATCCAGATACAGTGGACATCCCTTATACCCAAGCATTACTGAAGGATACAGGTTTAGAACCTATCGGATGTAATATCATGGCAGGGGACAGAAATCCAATTGACGAGGATCCTGCTATTCGCGAGAACGGGAAAACCTATCTCAAACGTTGTTGTGAAATTGTTGCTGAATTGGGTGCCGATACACTCGTCGGACCGATGTATAGTGCTGTTGGTAAACTCGTTGGACGCGCCAGAAACGAACAGGAATGGGAATGGTGCGTCGAAGGTATACAAGAGGTCGCAGAATTCGGCGGCACGCACGGTGTCACGCTCGCGAGTGAACCGCTCAACCGGTTTGAAACCTATTTTGTTAACATCGCTGCAGATGCTGTTAAACTTTGTGAAGCGGTGGATAATCCATACTTCAAGGTGCATCTGGACACGTTCCACATGAACATTGAAGAAAAAAATCAAGCGGATGCTATTATTGCGACTGGCGATTTCTTGCATCACGTTCACTGCTGTGAAAACGATCGTGGGACACCGGGGACAGGACTTGTAGATTGGGACGGTGTGTTCGGAGCACTTGCGAAAGTGAACTATGACAGATGGCTCGTGATTGAATCGTTTACACCAGCTGTAAAGGAAATCGCCGCCGCAACGTGCATCTGGCGCGACATCGCACCGAGTGCTGAGAGTCTCGCGATAGATGGACTCGCGTTTCTCAAGCAGAAGGCAGCTGAATACTTGTAG
- a CDS encoding GIY-YIG nuclease family protein, whose product MMKTYDDNLKYPRFRQLLEEARIMVQRRKNTDAAYHVLKEMNLTKYENNVSLFDHIPDRQLAKMLGMDNPEGGGKTAVWTARERLKQERFGIGTDVDRKIDTSQVEIIGSGNESVYLYYFPTYQWYAESLGSPHWLCNIGRTENEVTDRVSQQIGDQCPEIPQIALILRTEDCRTLENRIHDVLKSRRIANAIGTEWFSTSPSEVLAIYRRL is encoded by the coding sequence ATGATGAAAACTTATGACGATAACCTTAAATATCCAAGGTTCAGGCAACTCCTTGAAGAAGCAAGGATCATGGTACAACGACGAAAAAATACGGATGCGGCATACCATGTTCTGAAAGAGATGAATCTGACCAAGTACGAAAATAATGTTTCCCTATTTGACCATATCCCTGACAGACAACTGGCAAAAATGTTAGGTATGGATAATCCCGAAGGTGGAGGGAAGACCGCCGTTTGGACTGCGCGCGAACGTCTAAAGCAGGAAAGGTTTGGGATAGGAACAGATGTTGATAGAAAAATTGATACATCTCAGGTGGAGATTATCGGCAGCGGCAACGAGTCGGTTTATCTCTATTATTTCCCGACGTATCAATGGTATGCTGAATCATTAGGATCCCCTCATTGGCTATGCAATATCGGTAGAACTGAAAATGAAGTTACAGACAGGGTGAGTCAACAGATTGGCGATCAATGTCCAGAGATACCACAAATCGCACTCATTCTCAGGACAGAGGATTGCCGAACGCTGGAGAATCGCATACACGATGTGCTAAAGAGCAGGCGGATAGCAAATGCGATCGGGACAGAATGGTTTTCGACATCTCCGAGCGAAGTTTTGGCGATTTACCGAAGACTGTAA
- a CDS encoding DUF4268 domain-containing protein: protein MSKEIARLVSEIDEIRTGLERGLYRDEAAVCNGIVDRLLQCLGWTTTDITLVCREYKIANGRVDYALCDPVQHPIVLIEAKRVGALAGAEEQLFSYAFHQGVPMLVLTDGKVWRFFYPSGTGPYAQRLVCELDLSDPDSDKNAYRLQRYLRFAAIHKGVAIETFADDYKKLVGQREASRHLPQTWQKLVDMADEFLIEVLAEATEADCGYKPSNEHVLGFLKTLKSPQEGCKEDENDVPPPAPTTKKEKYQSYFQALNTEMTQQHNFTDGSSYSRNNVYFFPFGDRGIWYYAHFVRGRQVSTGLQIDFTKKEENKNFFDILIERKSEINARFDAPLRWNRRDEQRACTLGFRRDGGGDIEADARELEVIRAWHVENLLKLREVFTPEIRFVFEKLKSREF, encoded by the coding sequence ATGTCAAAAGAGATAGCAAGATTGGTGTCTGAGATTGATGAGATACGAACCGGTTTAGAACGCGGTCTCTATCGCGATGAAGCCGCGGTGTGTAACGGGATTGTAGATCGGTTGCTCCAGTGCTTGGGATGGACGACGACCGATATAACCCTTGTCTGTCGTGAGTACAAAATTGCCAATGGGAGAGTAGACTACGCCCTCTGTGATCCGGTACAACACCCGATTGTCCTCATTGAAGCCAAGCGAGTGGGTGCCCTTGCGGGTGCAGAAGAGCAACTTTTTTCGTATGCGTTTCATCAAGGTGTGCCAATGCTCGTACTCACGGATGGCAAGGTGTGGCGATTCTTTTACCCATCTGGAACGGGTCCTTACGCCCAACGCTTGGTCTGTGAGTTGGATCTCAGCGATCCTGACAGCGATAAGAATGCCTACCGCCTTCAGAGATATTTGCGTTTTGCTGCGATACACAAGGGTGTCGCGATTGAAACCTTCGCAGATGACTATAAGAAGTTGGTGGGTCAAAGAGAGGCATCAAGACATCTCCCGCAGACGTGGCAGAAGTTGGTAGACATGGCAGATGAATTCTTGATAGAGGTGCTCGCCGAGGCGACAGAAGCCGACTGTGGATACAAACCGAGCAATGAGCACGTCTTAGGTTTCCTCAAGACGCTAAAAAGTCCACAAGAGGGATGCAAGGAAGATGAAAATGATGTGCCTCCACCGGCTCCGACAACGAAAAAAGAGAAGTATCAGTCTTATTTTCAGGCACTCAACACTGAGATGACGCAACAGCATAACTTTACCGACGGGAGTTCTTACTCAAGAAATAATGTCTACTTTTTTCCTTTTGGCGACCGGGGCATCTGGTATTACGCGCACTTTGTTCGAGGGAGGCAGGTGTCTACGGGACTACAGATTGATTTCACTAAAAAAGAAGAGAACAAAAACTTCTTTGATATTCTCATAGAAAGGAAATCTGAAATCAATGCGAGATTCGACGCGCCGTTACGCTGGAATCGGCGAGACGAACAGCGCGCCTGTACACTGGGATTTCGGCGGGATGGCGGGGGCGACATTGAAGCCGATGCCCGTGAGTTAGAAGTTATCCGAGCATGGCATGTTGAGAATCTACTGAAACTCAGAGAGGTGTTTACGCCTGAAATACGGTTTGTATTCGAGAAACTAAAATCCCGCGAATTCTAA
- a CDS encoding M28 family peptidase, producing the protein MRCIKWVSFFSAIVFAIFLTGEVRAQHAMSNETEMDSTGESQFLSNIRQLTYDGKRAGEGYFSEDGNALIFQSEREPDNPFYQIYLLDLLTGDTHRVSTGVGKTTCAFFRPGTDEVLYASTHHDAFAKAKQEEELKFRASGEERRYSWDYDEAMDIFSANRNGSNLTQLTNAPGYDAEASYSPDGKLIVFCSLRDAYPKSQLSPKELKQLEVDPAYFGEIYLMNADGSDQMRLTDSPGYDGGPFFTPDGQHIVWRHFTPDGSQADIYTMRIDGSNVRRLTDFKSMSWAPYFHPSGAYVIFASNKLGFSNFELYLVDGRGRHEPVRVTTTDGFDGLPVFSPDGNQLCWTSNRNSQEVSQLYLAEWNHQAALAAVLDAPKSQNSPAHPVRTVADSESSNKTKMSSRQHIEFLAGDALEGRMTGSKGAEQAAAHIATQFAQLNLKPVGDKSDYFQEFEFTAGRRIIERENHFHVTRQAHGSEQVMEFSVERDFQPLSFSRNGVVEGEVVFVGYGLFVPGELGEGYNAYAGLDVKDKIVVALRYVPEEVEPERRQQLNRYAGLRYKAMQAREQGAKAFLVVAGPNSPNAGKLIPLDFDSSLADSGIVAASISDTVANALFAPSGKDLKDVQSGLDVENPHFLGQFPLPDVKVKIVVSVEKVKKTDQNVVALLPPSELTDDTEYIIVGAHYDHIGYGEIGSLARKGEEGQIHNGADDNASGTAVVLELATTLSEAFQKQPEKFRRGVIFALWSGEELGLIGSTHFVNHPVVSLDKIAAYVNFDMVGRLRDNKLILQGVGSSSVWTKLIEKRNVPIGFNLTLQEDPYLPTDVTAFYPKEVPVLSFFTGGHEDYNRPTDDPETLNYDGIERISDLAHGIVMDLIGAAERPEYVRVERSQSEEGSRDTLRAYLGTIPDYTTEGTGVKLSGVRAGGPADKAGLQGGDIIVQFGGQEITNIYDYTYALDAVKIGEPVEVVVLRDGKRVKLTVTPEARN; encoded by the coding sequence ATGCGTTGTATCAAATGGGTCAGTTTTTTCTCTGCCATAGTCTTTGCCATTTTTCTAACAGGCGAGGTGCGAGCACAGCACGCGATGTCAAACGAGACAGAGATGGATTCTACTGGAGAATCCCAATTTCTCAGCAATATTCGACAACTCACTTATGATGGAAAACGTGCTGGTGAAGGTTATTTTTCTGAAGACGGGAACGCCCTTATTTTCCAAAGTGAACGTGAACCGGACAACCCATTTTATCAGATTTATCTTTTAGACCTATTGACGGGCGATACACATCGCGTCTCTACTGGTGTTGGTAAGACGACTTGTGCTTTCTTTCGTCCAGGGACCGATGAAGTGCTTTACGCGTCAACACATCACGATGCTTTCGCGAAGGCAAAACAAGAAGAGGAACTGAAGTTCCGGGCATCGGGGGAAGAAAGACGCTATAGTTGGGATTACGATGAAGCAATGGACATCTTCTCGGCGAACCGAAATGGCAGCAATCTCACACAGCTGACAAATGCCCCGGGTTATGACGCTGAAGCCTCATATTCACCTGATGGTAAACTGATTGTTTTCTGTTCGCTTCGAGATGCATACCCTAAAAGTCAACTCTCTCCGAAAGAACTAAAGCAGCTGGAGGTGGATCCTGCCTATTTCGGCGAAATTTATCTCATGAATGCCGACGGCTCCGATCAGATGCGCTTGACGGATTCACCCGGTTACGATGGAGGACCCTTCTTTACACCTGATGGACAGCACATCGTCTGGCGGCACTTCACACCTGATGGCAGTCAAGCCGACATCTACACGATGCGGATAGACGGTTCAAATGTGAGGCGACTGACCGATTTCAAGAGTATGTCCTGGGCACCCTACTTCCATCCGAGTGGTGCTTACGTTATCTTCGCTTCCAACAAACTCGGATTCTCTAACTTTGAATTGTATCTCGTTGATGGGAGGGGCAGACACGAACCGGTTCGGGTTACCACAACCGATGGATTTGATGGGCTTCCTGTCTTCTCACCTGACGGTAACCAACTATGCTGGACCTCGAATCGAAACAGCCAAGAGGTTTCGCAACTCTATCTCGCAGAATGGAATCACCAAGCAGCGCTGGCGGCAGTATTGGATGCGCCGAAAAGCCAGAATTCACCCGCGCATCCTGTACGAACGGTTGCTGACTCCGAATCTTCTAATAAAACCAAAATGAGCAGCCGACAACACATCGAATTTCTGGCTGGCGATGCGCTGGAAGGCAGGATGACCGGTTCCAAAGGGGCAGAGCAGGCAGCAGCACATATTGCTACTCAATTCGCACAACTTAATCTCAAGCCGGTCGGCGATAAATCGGATTACTTTCAAGAATTTGAATTCACTGCGGGAAGACGGATCATAGAGCGAGAGAATCACTTTCATGTCACACGTCAAGCGCACGGCTCCGAACAAGTGATGGAATTCAGTGTGGAACGAGACTTTCAGCCGCTCTCCTTCTCTCGTAACGGTGTTGTTGAAGGTGAGGTCGTGTTTGTTGGATACGGATTATTTGTACCTGGTGAATTAGGCGAAGGCTACAATGCCTACGCTGGTTTGGATGTGAAAGATAAAATTGTTGTCGCACTCCGGTATGTTCCTGAAGAGGTTGAACCCGAACGCCGTCAACAACTGAATCGGTACGCGGGATTACGTTACAAAGCGATGCAAGCACGAGAACAAGGAGCAAAAGCATTCCTTGTCGTTGCTGGTCCGAACTCTCCAAATGCGGGGAAGTTGATCCCGCTTGATTTCGACAGTAGCCTCGCGGATTCAGGGATTGTTGCCGCCTCAATAAGCGATACTGTGGCGAATGCGCTTTTTGCGCCATCAGGTAAAGACCTAAAAGATGTTCAATCCGGGCTTGACGTGGAAAATCCACACTTTCTCGGACAATTTCCGTTACCCGATGTCAAAGTCAAAATTGTTGTCTCGGTTGAAAAAGTTAAGAAAACCGATCAGAACGTGGTTGCCCTTCTGCCTCCATCCGAACTAACAGACGATACTGAATATATTATTGTCGGGGCGCACTACGATCATATCGGTTACGGTGAAATCGGTTCCCTCGCACGGAAAGGTGAAGAAGGACAGATTCACAATGGAGCAGATGATAACGCTTCCGGCACCGCTGTTGTACTGGAATTGGCGACGACACTCAGTGAGGCGTTCCAGAAACAGCCAGAAAAGTTCCGCAGAGGTGTTATCTTCGCACTCTGGTCGGGTGAGGAACTCGGACTCATCGGCTCTACCCATTTTGTTAACCATCCTGTTGTCTCCTTAGACAAAATCGCGGCGTACGTCAACTTTGATATGGTAGGACGACTCCGTGACAACAAGCTCATCTTGCAAGGTGTTGGTTCATCTTCTGTGTGGACAAAACTGATTGAAAAACGGAATGTTCCTATCGGCTTTAATCTGACACTCCAAGAGGATCCCTATCTGCCAACAGATGTGACTGCTTTCTATCCAAAAGAGGTGCCGGTGCTCAGTTTCTTCACCGGTGGACACGAAGACTATAATCGTCCAACGGACGATCCAGAGACGCTGAACTATGATGGCATAGAGCGGATTTCGGACTTAGCACACGGCATTGTTATGGACTTAATCGGTGCTGCTGAACGTCCCGAATACGTGCGAGTTGAACGGAGCCAATCAGAGGAAGGGAGTCGTGATACACTGCGCGCATATCTGGGGACGATCCCGGATTATACAACCGAAGGCACCGGGGTCAAACTCTCCGGTGTTCGTGCAGGTGGGCCCGCCGATAAAGCCGGTTTACAGGGCGGCGATATCATCGTCCAATTTGGTGGACAGGAGATTACCAACATCTATGACTATACATACGCACTTGACGCTGTGAAAATTGGGGAACCTGTTGAAGTTGTTGTGCTACGAGACGGGAAACGGGTGAAGTTGACCGTTACCCCTGAGGCACGGAATTAA